CAAGAGAAAGTATCATTCAAAATTATTTTTCCTTGATGAAAAAGGATTAAAATAGTTAGTTTTAATATTTATATATGAATAATAATTTACAATTGAAAAATATTGAAGAATTAAATAAAAATTTTTCTTCTTTTGTTATTCCAACTATAACTAAAGATATTAGTGATTTAATAGGTCCAACTAGAATTCTTATAGAAATGGAGGGTAAACCAGAACAAGAAATTTTAATTATGTTTCAAAAATATTTGGGATTGTTAAATTCAATTGTTTCAATTTTAGAAAATGAATTAAAAAATTTAAAAGGAAAAGTAAAAGAAGAAGCGTTTATTATAGGAGTTTGGGGGATTATGTATGGAAATTTAGGTATTAAATATGGGGAAAATGAATTTAGGTTTTTATATGAATCATTACAAACAAATGAATTTTATTGTCAAACCTCTTCTTTATTAGTATATGATATAGCTAAAAAATTAGGAATAGAAGTGTATATAGTATCAGTAATGGACCATGTTCTTATTAAAACAAATAATTTTTATTTTGAAACAACAGATGGAACGTATACAGATGAAACTAATTATTTAAATTATGAGTATGGTGAGTATTTTATGATTTTAGAAGATAATCAAATTCAATCAATTACTTATGATAACAAAGGTACTGCAAATGCTGTGTTAGAGAAATATGAAGAAGCAATTGAAAATTATGATAAGGCAATAGAAT
This DNA window, taken from Candidatus Micrarchaeia archaeon, encodes the following:
- a CDS encoding tetratricopeptide repeat protein, producing the protein MNNNLQLKNIEELNKNFSSFVIPTITKDISDLIGPTRILIEMEGKPEQEILIMFQKYLGLLNSIVSILENELKNLKGKVKEEAFIIGVWGIMYGNLGIKYGENEFRFLYESLQTNEFYCQTSSLLVYDIAKKLGIEVYIVSVMDHVLIKTNNFYFETTDGTYTDETNYLNYEYGEYFMILEDNQIQSITYDNKGTANAVLEKYEEAIENYDKAIELNPKDAGVYNNRGVAKAILKRYIEAIKDFDKAIELNPNYASVYNNRGAAKAKLEKYKEAIKDFDKAIELDSTYESAHYNRKIAKIELEK